A part of Ignavibacteriales bacterium genomic DNA contains:
- the secD gene encoding protein translocase subunit SecD encodes MKEYRFRIVLIAAAIALCVYLLYPTYVDKQNSNRIDSVLLQKSKELKKQNPQLTKSQLDKMLRSVEDSIKSSDPSINETRLKRVKLGLDLQGGMRVVIEVNTGKMLDKLAGKKTDDIFKQVLAEAEKEAALTDDNIVDIVGRKFSERGIRLSKYFGTIRDEDSDILSQLNKDTEDAVTRAMEIIRNRVDQYGVSEPSIQRQGSRRIIVELPGVAREEEAKQLLQGTALLEFRIVKDPELTISVMQKIDDVLSGKVLDDTTGIDSTKQIAENKTDSTKVDSTKIASTDTANNQQLSQEEFAKQHPFFAVALLDPQSQVADAYVKEDDRTKITLMLNRPEVQKVIPNNVEFVFSAKAIGTQEGKGIYTLYMVNKEPELTGSVITDALANIDPSSSAPIVNMTMNTEGATQWARITGANVNKRIAIILDGLVFSAPNVKNKITGGRSQIEGMANMEEAKLLEIILKAGALPAPVDIIEERSVGPSLGEDSISSGFNSALIGFLLVAVFMIIYYLRAGTIASACLIFTILFILGILAGFSATLTLSGIAGIILTIGMAVDANVLIFERIREELATGKTLKASIDSGFSKANSAIIDSNITTFFTGIILYQFGSGPVQGFALTLMIGIAASLFSALVIARVIFDIMVARGSKISLG; translated from the coding sequence ATGAAAGAATACCGATTTCGAATAGTGCTGATTGCTGCAGCCATAGCTCTTTGTGTTTATTTACTCTATCCAACTTATGTGGATAAACAGAATTCTAATAGGATTGATTCTGTCTTGCTTCAAAAAAGTAAAGAACTCAAGAAACAAAATCCGCAATTAACTAAATCTCAATTGGACAAAATGTTGAGGAGTGTTGAGGACAGCATAAAATCCTCCGATCCATCCATAAATGAAACGAGATTGAAACGTGTTAAACTCGGGCTTGATCTCCAAGGCGGCATGCGAGTAGTTATCGAAGTTAATACGGGTAAAATGCTTGATAAACTTGCCGGTAAAAAAACCGACGACATATTTAAACAAGTACTCGCCGAAGCGGAAAAAGAAGCTGCTTTAACTGATGATAATATTGTTGATATTGTTGGACGTAAGTTTTCAGAACGCGGAATAAGACTAAGCAAATACTTTGGAACCATTCGGGATGAAGACAGCGATATTTTAAGTCAGCTTAATAAAGATACCGAAGATGCTGTTACTCGTGCGATGGAAATTATTAGAAACCGTGTTGACCAATATGGTGTTTCTGAGCCTTCAATTCAACGCCAGGGAAGCAGAAGAATTATTGTTGAACTTCCCGGTGTTGCAAGAGAAGAAGAGGCAAAGCAGCTTTTGCAAGGCACAGCTTTATTGGAATTCAGAATTGTAAAAGATCCCGAATTAACAATTAGTGTTATGCAAAAAATTGACGACGTTCTTTCCGGCAAAGTTTTAGATGATACAACCGGAATTGATTCTACCAAACAAATAGCAGAAAATAAAACTGATTCCACAAAAGTTGATTCAACTAAAATCGCTTCGACTGATACGGCAAATAATCAGCAGCTTTCGCAGGAAGAATTTGCAAAGCAGCATCCATTTTTTGCAGTTGCACTTCTTGATCCGCAAAGCCAGGTTGCCGATGCTTATGTGAAAGAAGATGATCGAACAAAAATTACTTTGATGTTGAACAGACCCGAAGTTCAAAAAGTAATTCCTAATAATGTCGAATTTGTTTTTTCTGCAAAAGCAATTGGTACTCAGGAAGGAAAAGGAATTTATACACTTTATATGGTGAATAAAGAACCCGAACTTACTGGCAGTGTTATTACTGATGCACTTGCAAATATCGACCCAAGCTCTTCAGCACCAATTGTTAATATGACAATGAATACTGAAGGCGCAACTCAATGGGCAAGAATAACAGGCGCAAATGTGAATAAAAGAATTGCAATCATACTTGATGGTTTGGTTTTTTCTGCCCCAAATGTTAAAAATAAAATTACAGGCGGAAGAAGCCAGATTGAAGGTATGGCTAACATGGAAGAAGCAAAACTTCTTGAAATTATTTTAAAAGCCGGAGCTCTTCCTGCCCCCGTTGATATAATTGAAGAAAGATCTGTTGGACCATCCTTAGGTGAAGATTCTATTTCGAGCGGCTTTAATTCAGCCCTCATCGGGTTTCTGCTTGTTGCAGTATTTATGATAATCTATTATTTACGGGCTGGAACAATCGCATCGGCTTGCCTCATATTTACAATATTATTTATTCTCGGAATACTTGCCGGGTTTAGCGCTACACTAACTCTTTCCGGAATCGCCGGAATTATTCTAACAATAGGTATGGCCGTTGACGCCAACGTTCTTATCTTTGAAAGAATCAGAGAAGAATTAGCTACTGGTAAAACTTTGAAAGCCTCAATAGACAGCGGTTTTTCAAAAGCAAATTCTGCTATCATAGATTCTAACATAACCACTTTCTTTACAGGTATAATTCTTTATCAGTTTGGAAGCGGTCCGGTGCAAGGTTTTGCTCTTACACTGATGATTGGTATAGCTGCAAGTTTGTTCAGCGCTCTTGTAATTGCGAGAGTAATTTTTGATATAATGGTTGCCAGAGGCAGTAAAATTTCTCTCGGTTAA